From Ptychodera flava strain L36383 chromosome 2, AS_Pfla_20210202, whole genome shotgun sequence, the proteins below share one genomic window:
- the LOC139152841 gene encoding ileal sodium/bile acid cotransporter-like gives MEFLNVTQDGGEVYGLVDADGMNNVSVSLAAGVLGNLSTALVNVTGNATDNETASDGFLSLTAYKRIKLTKRVTTIIITLSMMVAMGCVITVKETISHLRRPFGIFIGFMCQYGILPLTAFALCHAFRLEATYALGVLIMSCCPGGTTSNILTYWLNGDVSLSICMTTCSTVVAFGMMPLLLFIYTRSWTNESAVIPYTQIIITLVMILVPVVCGVLIRHKSKPTADKISRGLAIIAIIGIGMNLAFDAIMHSHVFTMHPELWAIGFILPTVGAVLSYAVSCVTRMPARQRRTVALETSLQNIGVAFTLIVLSFPADKGRIGAFITIYAALQSSSIYLLVPVGIFFSKKLGYSPVKDENEAGNKEEANGDIGHKADPEEPIIYSSLVKEHDNDLEKNNEEKTERLLNESNI, from the exons ATGGAGTTTTTGAATGTTACACAAGACGGAGGAGAAGTTTACGGTTTGGTCGACGCCGATGGTATGAATAACGTATCCGTCAGCTTAGCGGCTGGTGTGTTGGGCAATTTATCCACGGCACTGGTCAACGTGACCGGCAATGCCACCGACAACGAAACCGCCTCTGACGGCTTCTTGTCGTTAACGGCTTACAAGAGAATCAAGCTGACGAAACGCGTCACGACCATCATCATAACCCTGTCAATGATGGTAGCCATGGGGTGTGTTATCACGGTGAAAGAAACCATCTCTCATCTTCGGCGACCCTTCGGCATCTTCATCGGTTTTATGTGCCAGTATGGCATTCTTCCACTGACAGCATTCGCCCTCTGTCACGCATTTCGTCTTGAAGCTACTTATGCTCTCGGGGTCCTCATTATGTCATGCTGTCCTGGTGGTACAACATCAAACATTTTGACATATTGGCTCAATGGTGATGTGTCCCTAAG CATTTGTATGACCACGTGTTCAACTGTGGTGGCGTTCGGAATGATGCCGCTGTTGTTGTTCATATACACTCGCAGTTGGACCAACGAATCCGCCGTCATCCCTTACACTCAGATCATAATAACCCTGGTGATGATCCTTGTCCCGGTGGTCTGTGGAGTCCTCATCCGACACAAGTCTAAACCAACGGCTGATAAAATAAGCAGG GGTCTGGCCATTATCGCTATTATTGGCATAGGGATGAATCTTGCGTTCGATGCTATCATGCATTCACATGTATTCACCATGCATCCAGAATTGTGGGCCATTGGTTTCATTCTTCCGACTGTGGGGGCGGTATTAAGCTACGCGGTTTCCTGTGTGACCAGAATGCCTGCACGACAAAGACGGACCGTTGCACTGGAGACGAGTTTGCAGAACATCGGCGTCGCCTTTACGCTCATAGTCTTGTCTTTCCCCGCCGATAAAGGGCGCATCGGCGCGTTCATCACCATCTACGCAGCCCTTCAGTCAAGCTCCATCTACCTACTGGTTCCAGTGGGAATCTTCTTCTCGAAGAAACTCGGCTACTCCCCGGTGAAGGATGAAAACGAGGCCGGTAATAAGGAAGAAGCAAATGGAGATATTGGACACAAAGCTGACCCAGAAGAGCCAATCATCTACAGCTCTCTTGTCAAGGAACACGACAATGACcttgaaaaaaacaatgaaGAAAAAACTGAACGACTATTGAACGAGTCGAACATTTAG
- the LOC139152863 gene encoding demethylmenaquinone methyltransferase-like has translation MNIDEAESYSSYRLRFVRKSAEDVVKRLSFSESDALLDVCCGSGELTKLIADKVNLKSVTGFDINPNMIEIARTQNSAPNITYLTGNAGDPSAFKQEWENSYDKALSYFGLNWIKNWPMTVRCIFNCLKSGGECFLNIEVDERPHFFSVINDAVDELPEYKGYLQGFVYEHYPLQGTLNDFANTISTAGFVDVKCELDTVLPFYVFDNDIQSKTFVKGFLPQAQRIPEEMREEFIEEVFQRAKAKCEKTEDGKPKWRHTIFTATARKP, from the exons ATGAACATCGACGAGGCCGAGTCATACTCATCTTACAGACTGAGATTTGTGAGAAAGTCTGCTGAGGACGTCGTAAAGAGATTGTCGTTCAGCGAATCAGACGCCTTGCTCGATGTGTGCTGTGGTTCTGGAGAGCTGACAAAGTTGATAGCCGACAAGGTTAATTTGAAATCCGTAACAG GTTTTGACATCAATCCAAACATGATAGAAATCGCAAGAACCCAAAACAGCGCCCCCAACATCACGTACCTTACGGGAAATGCCGGAGACCCGAGTGCATTCAAGCAAGAATGGGAAAACTCTTACGACAAAGCGCTGTCGTATTTTGGTCTGAACTGGATCAAAAACTGGCCAATGACGGTGCGATGTATTTTTAATTGTTTGAAGTCTGGCGGGGAATGCTTTCTAAACATTGAAGTTGACGAGAGGCCACACTTCTTCAGTGTCATAAATGATGCAGTGGATGAGTTACCAGAATACAAGGGTTATTTACAG GGATTTGTGTATGAGCACTATCCACTTCAAGGAACCCTCAATGATTTTGCCAACACGATATCCACAGCAGGATTTGTTGATGTCAAGTGTGAGCTGGATACCGTGTTACCGTTCTATGTCTTCGATAACGATATTCAGAGTAAAA CATTTGTCAAGGGATTTCTTCCCCAGGCGCAACGAATTCCGGAAGAAATGAGAGAAGAGTTTATAGAAGAAGTCTTTCAAAGAGCAAAAGCTAAATGTGAGAAAACAGAAGACGGTAAACCAAAATGGCGCCACACAATATTTACAGCCACGGCAAGGAAACCATGA